In Thermodesulfobacteriota bacterium, the genomic stretch CGCTCGTCGGCTTCCTGCCTCCTTGCTCAGGCCCCGCGTGCTCGCTTCCGGGCGCATCCTTGCGCCCTTTTCCTCGCTCCGCTCGGCGCTCGTACGCCTTCGAATCCTGCAAACGAAAATGGGCAAACTGGCGGAGAGGGGGGGATTCGAACCCCCGGTAGGGTTTTATCCCTACAACTGCTTAGCAGGCAGCTGCCTTCAGCCTCTCGGCCACCTCTCCTTGTGCGGGGAAAACCTTTCCAAGCGGATCAAAACGGGATTTATTTGTAACACGGCTCCATGCTATAATCAAGACGCTTTTGTCCGGGCCTCTGGCCCAACTAGATAATTATAGGGGAAATCGATATGGACGAACAGGTAAAAGTTTGCCCCGAGTGCGGGGCTGAGTTCTTCGCGTACGTCACCGAGTGCAACCGGTGCGAATCCGAGCTGGTAAGCCCTGAAGAGGTGCGCGGGCCGTCCCTTAAAAAGACGCATGTGCCGGGCGAAGGCCTTGCCTGCGTGGAGGACGGCACTTACGAGCGGGCCAACGAGGTTGCGTGGGCGCTCCGGAGCGCGGGCTTCGAAGCGTCGGTCCTCCGGGTCCCCGGCGGCTCTTCCTGCAAGGGGAGCTTCGGAGTATTCGTTGAGAGGGGGGCGGCTTCCGAGGCAATGAGGAAGATACAGGAACTATGGAAGCAGGCCAACCCTGAAATTGCGGCAGCCGAAGAGCGGATAAAGAAAGGGATGTGCCCGGCCTGCGGCGCTCTGCTCATGGGCTCTTCCGAGGAATGCCCGGACTGCGGCCTTTTCCTGGGCGAGCGCGAAGGAGAGTGCGACGACCACGGCGGCGGCTGCGGTAGCTGCAAATAAGAGCTTCGGGAAAACAGGCAAAATTGTAATTTCCTGCAAAACCCGGCTGTGTTATAGTCATCCCGGCCATGCGGTCGGTTTGAGAGGCATTCGTTGGGTCCATGCATGAGAACGGCATCCCTTCTTGACGCAGCACTTCCGGAAAATCCGGTTCTCTCAAGGCTTCTCAGCTCACCCCCATAAGCCGCTGGTTTGTTCCGCCCGGAAAATATAAAGGCTGCCTTCACTACCTGACGCGAGCAAGGGCTCTTTTTGAAGCGGCCTGAAAACAGGAGGCAAAAATGGATTGGAAGCCGCCTTCAGCCCATCCTCAGGCCCAGGGTTCGGCCGGACCTCAGCCGCGCCCACCGAGGCTCAGCCTCGGAGAGGCCCTGATAGTCGAGATCTCGAAGCTTGATATAAGGCTTAAGAGCGTCCTGGTCGGCTTCGAGGCCGGGAGTTTCCTGCTTATTAAACTCTCCCCGAACGACTTGATGGGAATGTTCAGGAGCGAGACCGTTGTAAGGAACCCGGTTACGGTCAAGTTCCAGGTCAAGGACGCGGTATACAGCTTCAATACGGAGATCCTTAATATCGTCTCAAACCCCTCCAAGCTCATGTTCCTCGCCTTCCCCGGCAAGATCGAGGAGCTAAAGATCCGCCCCGAGCTCCGGCGCCAGTGCGCACTGCCGGCGATGATAATGCTCAATAACGAGATTATAGACATGCAGATAGTCGACCTCAGCGCCAGGGGTTGCCAGTGCTCAATAAGCACGTCCGGCAGGAACGGAGAAACGCTCCGGAAGCTCATGCACGTGAACGCGGCTATTGAGATACTCGTGAACTTCCCGGAGACCAGAGAGAGGCTCAAGCTTACCGGGCGGGTCAGGAACATCGGAAACGACGGGGACAGGCTCAATATCGGGGTAATGTTCGAGGGGCTTGTTCCGGAGACGAGCGCAAGGGTAGAGAGCTTCCTTACGAAGTCCGCGAGCCCGGGTTAAAACACGTCAAGGGATTCCGGAATACCTCGGGCATATAATCATGATAGCCGAGAGCCGCGCTTTTTTCACGAGTGACCGAAAAAAACCATGCCGATTCCAATCGACATGGCGGCGCCCTGAAGCCTGGTTACGGGAGCCTAGTAGAGTGACGGTCCTGAAGGCAGGTACTGTTCCATTTGTCCGAAGGCCCCGGTTGTAAGGAAGTGGGCAAAGCCCGTAAGGCGGAGCCCCGCCTCAAAGGCGAACCTCAAGGCGGAATGGTTTATTCCCGGCACAGCCAGCCTGACCGCAGGGGAAGTTTCCGAAGCCTCAATGAAGGCAAGCTCCAGAAGGGGCCGTGCCGCCTGCGGTTCGTTCCATGCGGCTGGGCCGATGCTGCCATTGCCTATGTAGTAATAACCGACGAAGCTTCCATTCCGGCGCACCTGCCTACCACGGAAATCCGGGCTCCCAGACCAGAGTTCATGGTCCGCCTCGCGGCGAGCGCCGCGGACGTACTGGTCCAGCTCCATTGCGAGGGATTTTTCGAGCGGCCCGGCCTCATAGCCTGACGGGCGCGAAAGGGGCCCCGGCTTCCCTTCGAAAAGGAGCACCTGGTAGCCGGGCAGCATCCCAAGTTTCATATAGGACGCCATCGCCGTATGGTCGACAGAGGACCATGTGCAGAAGACTTCCGCCCCCGCCTTTACGCCCTCCTCCCAGGTAAGCCTCAGTAGCGGCATCCCTATTTTCCGCCTCTGCAATTCCGGAAGGGCCCAGAAGGAGGAGAGATACCAGACGCGGCCGCGTATGACCGCCCCGGATACGGCGACGATGCGCCCGCGAGCTACCGCTGCATGGAAGACGCCTATAGAGAGTATGTGATCATACGCCTTGAGCACGGCCGTGCGTGGAGGCGTCGCTGCGGCGATATTGTTCCTGGAGTACAAGTCCGCAACCGCCCTGAGGAAAAGGTCGGACATTTCAGGCACGTCCTCGGGGCGGGCGGATCGGTATTCGACCTTCACTTCCTTGTCGTCAAATGGCCCCTTTAGAACCATAAAACGCTCCCTGGCGATACCGTTGGCCATGCGGCGGATGAACTGGAATTCGCGCAGATTATATCCCGCTACGCGGGCAGAGTCCAGCGCTATGGAAAAGCAACCGTGTCGGGTTGAAAAAAGGCTTGACAAAATGTGTACTGTACGATACAGTACACATAACCAGGCGGAAACGGAACGCGCCATTCGCATACGGGCGGAGCTTCATTTACGCATCTGCCAGAAAATCTCAAAGAGGTCAAAAGGAGGGCGGGGCATGGAAAAGTTGGCCGGGTATTTCATGAAGGCCGGCGTCTTGTACGCGCTGGCCGGGTTCACTATCGGACTGGTAATGGGCGCGACGCATAACTTCGGGATGACCTCCGTGCACGTGCATCTGAGTGTAATCGGGTGGTTGACCATGGCGGTCTTCGCGATGTATTATCATCTTGTCCCGGTTGCGGCAAGGAACGGAGCGGCAAAGGCGCACTTCTGGATAGCGAACGCTGGCGTGCTCATACTGACCGCAAGTCTCGCGCTCCTTGTAAGCGGGGTTTCAGCAGCGGAGGCCGGGGCCGCAATCGGCTCGATAATCACCGTCCTTGCGCTCCTCATATTCACATACATCGTATTCAAGACGGCTTAGCAGGGGACCTGATGGCGAAGACAAAGACTAACGCGCCGGGCATAAAGAGGCGCGAGGCCATGATCGAGGCGGCGTGGACCCTTTTCATGCAGAAGGGCTACACGGCCGTGAGCGTGGACGAGATAATAAGGATGTCCGGCGGGTCGAAGTCCTCTTTCTATGTCTTTTTCGGGAGCAAGGAAGGTCTTTTCATGGAGATAGTCACCTCGGTCACGAACCAGCTCCTTGAGGAGTTCATGGTCCCCGTGACCTCGGGCCTTTCTGCAAGAGAGTCCCTCACGAGGATAGGCCGCACCATAGGCAACAAGATCCTCACTGAAAAGGGCACTGGTCTTTACCGGCTTTCGGCCTCGATCTCCTGGCAGTTCCCCGAGATATCCAGGATGTTCTACGAGTCAGGTCCCAAGCGAGGCTGGAAAGGACTCGCGGAATACCTGAGGAAAGAGGTCTCAGCGGGGAGGCTCCGTATAAAAGACCCCTTGATGGCGGCGGAGTTCTTCTTCGGGAT encodes the following:
- a CDS encoding PilZ domain-containing protein, whose product is MDWKPPSAHPQAQGSAGPQPRPPRLSLGEALIVEISKLDIRLKSVLVGFEAGSFLLIKLSPNDLMGMFRSETVVRNPVTVKFQVKDAVYSFNTEILNIVSNPSKLMFLAFPGKIEELKIRPELRRQCALPAMIMLNNEIIDMQIVDLSARGCQCSISTSGRNGETLRKLMHVNAAIEILVNFPETRERLKLTGRVRNIGNDGDRLNIGVMFEGLVPETSARVESFLTKSASPG
- a CDS encoding GNAT family N-acetyltransferase yields the protein MVLKGPFDDKEVKVEYRSARPEDVPEMSDLFLRAVADLYSRNNIAAATPPRTAVLKAYDHILSIGVFHAAVARGRIVAVSGAVIRGRVWYLSSFWALPELQRRKIGMPLLRLTWEEGVKAGAEVFCTWSSVDHTAMASYMKLGMLPGYQVLLFEGKPGPLSRPSGYEAGPLEKSLAMELDQYVRGARREADHELWSGSPDFRGRQVRRNGSFVGYYYIGNGSIGPAAWNEPQAARPLLELAFIEASETSPAVRLAVPGINHSALRFAFEAGLRLTGFAHFLTTGAFGQMEQYLPSGPSLY
- a CDS encoding cytochrome-c oxidase; the encoded protein is MEKLAGYFMKAGVLYALAGFTIGLVMGATHNFGMTSVHVHLSVIGWLTMAVFAMYYHLVPVAARNGAAKAHFWIANAGVLILTASLALLVSGVSAAEAGAAIGSIITVLALLIFTYIVFKTA
- a CDS encoding TetR/AcrR family transcriptional regulator — protein: MAKTKTNAPGIKRREAMIEAAWTLFMQKGYTAVSVDEIIRMSGGSKSSFYVFFGSKEGLFMEIVTSVTNQLLEEFMVPVTSGLSARESLTRIGRTIGNKILTEKGTGLYRLSASISWQFPEISRMFYESGPKRGWKGLAEYLRKEVSAGRLRIKDPLMAAEFFFGMIISKDHISMPLGCSGPPPKQRVERLVAEAVDVFMAAYGNVDSIG